The region CTTGTTGAGCTCTTTCAGCTTTTCTTTTAGCTCTTGAATTTCGGACTGAAAATCATGTTGCTGACAGCCTTTAGAGTCTGTTTCACTTGCTACTTGCACTGCATGCACATGCGGTCTCTGTGCTggttttttgagtttttgtcTTGCAGCTTCACGCTCCTCTTCTTCTCGAATTTCTTTGAGTAGGCTTAAAAATGTCGGGGGATCATTCCGCTTATCTCTTAGACCTAGCTGAAGCAGCATGAAGTCTGATTCAGTGGCACCTTTAATGAGTTGCTCAAGTCTTGCTTTGTTGGCTTCATCTACTTGTAGGCCTCCCTTTTGCACTACTTTGTTCAGTAATCTTTCCAGTCTCAGCAAGAAGTTAGACAAGCACTCACCTTGTCTTTGATGCATAGTTCTGAATGTGAGATACAATTCCTCACCGGATTCTGAGGTTCCAAAGGTACTTTCCAATGCCTGTAAGTAATCCATATGGTTTGCCATGGGATTAGACATGCGCACTGCTTGAATGATCTCCAGCGCTGGCCCTTTGAGACTCTCAATAATCCTTCTGCGTTTCTCCTTATCTGAGCACTCATACTCATCAGACATGAACTTTACTTGTTCTAACCAGCTGTCTAAATTGTCTTCACCAGGTGGAGTAGGGTGGACTCCAGAGAAGATTCTAAAACGACGGTATGAATTACTTTCATTTGGCTTGGACTGCAAAACATCACCTACCGCCCGAATGATTGACTCGGGGTTGCTGTTCCATGAGGTGCTAGGATCACATAGTCTTTTAACATCCTCCAatgttttcccttcatcatgTAGAAATCTGTCCAACTTCTCTGTGAATAGGTCAGAGTTTGTTTCTTGTTCTGCAACAACTATTTTCCATTTACTTCCTTCTTTAACTGAAATCACCTCTGGTGGAACTTTGGTAGGATCGACTTCTTGACGGCATTCACATAACATGGTCAGGGTTTGATTATTGGCATCAAACATTTTTCCTCTCACTCTTACCTTGCCCAAGGTTTTTACTTGTTCGAGGGTTTCTTCTACTGTGGATATTTCCTCCTCTTCAGACACTCCAAGAACTAGAATGGCATGTGCCTGATCAAGCCCTTCACCTCTGCACCAATTTGCAAGATTTGGTTGTGAAACATTACTTTTAGTGGCCATAGTTTTAACAAGTTACTTTGTAGGGGGAAGACAAGAAATGAATTGAAATTACTTTTTAGGACCAGTGTGACTCTTAGTTACTTTAAGGTTACAGCAGATTTAGTGGTAACTTAAAATTTAtataatacaacaaaaaaaatcccagcgGTGCCTCCAATGTGTAGCACCCAACTCAAGTAGCTCTGGATTAACCCTCGGTTAAGATGGTGATAGTACTCTGAGCGGGGCCCTGGGTACGTTACTTATTTTATTGGTAAACATGAGAAACGATAGCTAACCAGTTTTAACCTTTGTACTTAGAAATCTTAATGTTGGCGGTGCCTCCACTTAGTGAAAATAAGGAGTTCTGTCTAATCTTCACTAAGAATAATGAATTTATCTAACATGTTAAACCTCTTTTACCTTTAGTAACCCTTATCACTTATAAACTCTGTAAATCATAAATATGACACAACACAACTTTAAATTCAACATGTAAGATTTAGTCAAAAAGtatgatttaaataaaaataaaaaatacaatattccAAGTTCTGAAGTGTTTCCTTACAATTCAAGTGGATGGTTTTTTTCTCTATTCACAGTCAATGTTTTAGAAACAACACATTTATCCAAGATATTCCCCTTTTTAGTTCAGTTCAAATTTGTAACCTTTTAGAGCTCATGTACTGAAACCGTTGCAGGCCTGATCGTTGCTCGGGCTCGTTGGgccagaaaaaacacaaatggcCGCTTCGCTTGAtaaacaagcagaaaacaaaacgCACGTGCTCGTGGCTACTCACAAATCCTTCGGGCTAAGTGCGAGGACAAGCTGAGGGGCAGGCTCGGTTTGTGACCATGCGGCCTCCACTCGGCAACGTGGTCGGAATTAGCGGCATACATGGGCTGCTGAGCACACTGGGACAAACCCACGGAAATCCTATCCACAGCAGAAGGGTCCAGAGAATTCCTCTCGGTCCATCATCACAGGGCAAAACAGTCCATAACAGGAACATAGACTCTGCATCCACGGCTATTGTTTTGACTATTCTCCCGTTAGCTCTGGTACACAACCTCCTCCGGTAACGTGCTGCTGCCGACTCTCACTAgcttagtttttcttttcttcgcCTCACTTAGATCCCGCCTTCCTTACGTCTGATTGGACAATAGGTTTACATCAACCAATGGgataaaacaaatacaagattGACAACCCAAAATGAGCTTGTAAAACAACTTGAAGCAAATACAAAGTTTTCCTTGTTTTACATTAGATAACAAACCTTTGGGTTTCTTGTAACTTTAACTCCATGAACACTTAAATTATAATTGACTTCTatttattgtgattttaaacacgtttttaatgcatttgaactcttgttttgtttttttaaacacatatgAAATATTTACAATAAAGCTTTTACATGACAATATTTATATCCTTTTAACCTGTAGTGTCTAAAATAGATATTTGAGACCAGGCTACAcaaggatgacccagatcggcgcacagaatttgcagaatgggcaaaacaaaaattggaacaggaccctcagttcacgcagaagattttgttcagtgatgaggcaaacttttatgtgaatggtgaagttaacaaacaaaaccaccgctattggtctgacactaacccacattggatggatccctccaagactgttggaacaacaaaagtgatggtttggtgtggtatatggggtacaacgatagtgggtccattcttcatcaatggaaacctcaaggccaatggatatttgaaattgctacatgatgatgtgatTCCCTCTTTATGTACTGAAGCcagcacgttccctgagtttttccagcaagatggtgcaccaccacattatgggtgccaggtccgagcattcctagatgaacagtttcctggaaagtggattggtcgtcgtgggccagttgaatggcccccaaggtctcccgatctgacccccttagacttttatctttggggtcatctgaaggcaatcctctatggtgtgaagatacgagatgtgcagcacctgaaactacggaaagttaatgcctgtgctggcatttctcctgcggtgttgctatcagtgtgtgaagagtgggagaagagggttgcatttacaatccaacacaatgggcagcacattgaacacattttataagtggtcagaaacttgtaaataactcatgaaagaataaagttacgttgaaaccaagcacaccattgtttttcttgtgacattaccaataagtttgatgtgtcacatggccctcttcctattgaaaaaacaaaagttggatCCAAGATGGCTGACCACCCATCTTGAgaagtttgccccctcacatatactaatgtgccacaaacaggactttaatatcaccaaccattcccattttattccggtgtatccatataaatggcccatcCTGTAGTTCATACTTGTGtattaattcaatttaattcagttttatttatacaacaacaaatcacaacaacagttgccttaaggtgctttatattgtaaggtaataTTTCTCTCTACAATATCTgatagaaaaccccaacaatcagatgaccttcTATGAGCAaccacttggcgacagtgggaaggaaaaactcccttttgatCATTATTACTTAATTATGTATTAGTAGAATAAATCTTTACCTGTTCAGATTTACTGGGTTGTATCTGATTACAAGTATacatctagaaaaaaaaaacattcccaATGGAATAACAACAGCAAAGTTCTCCCTGGAAAGCCATCTTGTAATGCCTCCTAGCACTTTTGAAATGTTAACCTTTGTTCAGATGGTTGTCTTGATATAAACAGGGGTGCACATAGgtggtcaaaataaaagacgcgcaccagttAAGAAGTTGGAATGCGCGTTTGCGCACATAAGatgttctggaggaggacagacatttgttcagaactcttaaagatgtcgaagaagcaagctccgtaagcaattactttggtgttcctccaccgcaaaagaagcgcgtattccaGGAGGAATATAAACACAATGCACACACAGTGTCAGCGTATAAATGTTATTATAAAAATTAACAGAAAGTTTGCAGACTTTACCCTGTAAGAAAGCTTTTAAAGGCTTAGTTTTACCTTTTTAACATCTTAAATTTTGTGAAATTTCATGGAAATCTGGAATTCTGCAAAAGCAAGAGTTCTTCCATAGATTTAGATGAGAAGGCCGAATCTATAAATAGCATGAAGTCCTTCATGTGGTCAGAGTAGTACCAAAATagtcaattttgctctacaagggcctgatatccacttatgagaACATTATaatgctactgttctatcaaaattttaaatgaatatcttCATAtatggctctcatttttcttagaaacaaaaattaggtaaaataaaaaaatctggtaattctttgtttttacattcatcaggtcccaatcagcccaaatatcaaagagaaattaaaaatgcatgctgtggatgagtttgggtcttaggaggttaaatctGTCACTAGAGCCACCTGACGTTAACCCATTAATTACTTTGTAtttatacaaacacacaaaacaagtaTAAAATGCTGACTAAAGCTCGATTCAGACTTCTGCAGGAAATCTACATCCTTACTTACAACATAACTGGAAACCCCTCTTAACCCTGCCATGCCACTGAAGTCGTTGCGGGCTGCATCGACGTgatctttagttacatttaaCATTACAGGAGGTGCACTTTAGGTTATGTCAAAGGTTACAGTGTAGCATTAAAAGCTATTTCCAGTTACAAAGTAAGTCCCATTCAAGCATAATTCACGCATAAGAGATAATGTTACAGTGGTGACTAATGAAAGTGGTTATACCAAACCACAGACCGTGTAGTAACACTGCTCTACGTGTGGAAGAGTGGGTACATTATTTCTAGATTCTAAAACTTGAGATACTATCACTTTAATAAATTTTGAGGTCAAACCTGGAGGGAACAGCACAGcggctgcatttatttattcttgGTGCTTTCGTAGAGAAATTTGGTACTCGAAGAACTCTGAACGAAATCTTTGCAACAAAGTTACAGTTTTCTATACATTACTGACCAAAGAAGATTTGTAATAactttccttcgggattaataaagtattctgattctgattaactGCCCAGAGATTACGTCCAAGTGGAAAGGTTTGCTTCTTTAAGGACTTATTTGTGTAATGGCGTTTATGTGTGTTGCTCGAATTCCTGTTGCTTGACTACTGCGAGTGGACGCCTGTTTACTCGTTAAAAATGTGATAATGTGATAGACACGCTCAAGAGATTCTAAGTCAACTGTACCGTGGCAAGAGCAGTGCATGATGGAAATAAGCATGAAGACACATAAACAGGCAGGTaaccaacatttatttaccATTATCAACTTTACAATAAAACCAGTAACATCTGTCAACATTAGCAAAATAAAGAACAGAAATCAATCCAATTTATTTACAGAGACAAAGCAGATTCAGgctcacacaagacagataaacAACTCTGCTTCATATCAAACTGCAACAGTGAACATAGCAAGCTtaagtgttctttttttttcatagtaAGGTAAAAATCAAAGTcgtctatcttttttttttctttgaacaaACAAGACATAGCTTCTCTGAATCTTTAAGATGGTTCTCTATAATACACCACAAAATACTTCAAATTTGGGTTAAAATATAGGAATGTAAAAAGTTGGCAAGTcttttctgatttctttttctttttcttctatttaacaGTCATTTCAAGTGGTTGTGGTGTCCTAGTATCTTATCTAGCGTCGTTCCTTCGGCAGGAGGCATCTTGAGCTGTGGATTTTTAAGGGAAAAGATGCTTCGACCTCCAATCATCATCCATCGTTACTTCATGGTGTCATTTGCCGGCCAGCTAGCCATtaaaaatccccccccccccccctccccacgcACAGCAACCAAACCCGCAGCCTAAAACTCAGTCCAGGTTCAGATGTCGAGCAGTAACCAGGAAAGTGATCTAGTGAATCTAGTCTGTCGTCTTGTTATCATGACGAAAAAAGTGGCACGTCGAAGGAGTCTCTcacatacatgtgtatatatttacatatacatatatccatatacatatgtatacatatacacatatatataaatatatatatatatatatactcttaattttctctctctctcttgaaAAACAGTTCACCCAGTTCATTGTGAGCTAAACGTACAATCACTCTTTCTTTTCAGACGGAGCGGGGGTCGAGCTGCTCTCCTCTGTCGGTTTCGTGGCCTCGGGGGCAGGAGCAGCTGCCTCTTTGGCCTCCTCCTTGGGGGCCTCCTCCTTAGCTGGCCCCTCCTCCACCTTCGGAGCCTCAGCGGCAGAGGCAGCGGCGGCGTCGGCGTCAGCAGCCTCCTCCTTCACCTCCTCTTTCTTCTCCTCGGCAGGAGCAGCGGCTCCATTCTCAGCAGGCTTCTCCTCAGAGGGGGCAGCGGCAGCCGCTTCCTCTTTCACAGCCTCGCTCTTCTTGCTCTTCTTGATGTTCAGTTTGAAGTTGAAGGGCTTCTTCAGGGagaacttcttcttcttcttctctttggtGCTTTCTTTGGCCGCAGCCTCGCCCTCCGGTTTTGCAGCCTCTCCGTCTGCAGCAGGCGCCGGTTCGATAGTGTCACCTCCCGCACTGGCTTCAGGCTCCTTGGCGGCCTCCGCGGAGCCGTTGGTAGCTGCAGCATCCCCATCGGGCTTTGTAGAGACATCGCCATTGGTCTTCACGTGACCGTTCTCCTGTAAAAAgggttacaaaaaaaagaagaaaaaaaagacacaaaataagTCAGCTTTCTATCAagtcttgtgttttttaattaaaaaacaaacataaaatacaaacaagAACAACTGCTGGTGGGGAGGTCTCGTATCTTTGCCGAGCATCGTTGCGCTCATCAATTAACCACCATGTCGTCTGGCTCAAGAGGCGACGCCTTGCAGTACCCTAATCAGGCGATAGGCGGCGGCAGCGTCTCACAGACCGCCCGGGTTGCCAGACAGACGGGCTCAACAAAGACGAGGCTGAAGCTCATCGATGGACGAATGAAAACACCttcatttgttattttttgtttaccCAAGAAAAATGTGATAATTTTCCAggggaaaaacatttaaaactccgaagaattttttttattcatgaacccccccccccccccccccccaaagactATTTGGTAAGAGTGACGGAAAATCGTTGTTTTGAATATTAGTGACATTTGACATCTCATTAATGACTAATTTTACTTACATTACGTTTTGGAAAGTACCAATTTGCAAGATTTGCGGTGAGACGGCAACAGGGCTCTTTTCAGGGAGGAGTAGTAGACTGCCTACGTGCGAGCAAGCCGCCCCCTCCCCCTTTTGTGACTGGCACTGTCAAAAAGCGTTCTCGGTTCGACCTCAGTGACAAATAAACACATACTTACTTGAAACTGGGAAAACCGTGACAAATAACAGCCCCCCTCCCCGCGGACTGATATGTTTTTGGGGGGAGCTCTGTGAACACCCGTCTGAGCACAAGATGCTACAAAGCCCCACCTGACTTACCCCAAAATGTCCTCACATTCAAGTTTAATCGATTCATCGTTAGCCAAATCCGCTATATGCGAGGTTTTCGTGTGAGAAACTCAACTTTTATCAATTTATTATGCCATCCTTCTGTGATAAAGTAGTCATACGGAGCAACTAGATGGTATATTTACCTGTCCGTTGGTTTTGGCAGCTGCAGCATCAGCGGCAGCAGCGTTTGCCTCCGCGGCCACCTCTCCCTTGGATGCCTGGGATCCCATTGTCTTCGGTGAGTAGCGGTCTTCTAaagcaaattaaaaagaaaaactaaaaaaggcGCGTTTTAAGTTAATCCAACTCCAGAGCGAGTTACGTATCCAGCGGTGAAACCgtgaaaagtgtgtgtgtttttaattttttttcttcaaacagcAGCTACTCCCCTTCGGTTGTTCCCGTTGTCTGACTTGCCACCCCGATAGAGAGAGACCCTCTAAACTCGAAGCTCGCTGAACGCAACGCTTCAACATACAGCAGGTTCAGGGCACCACCCGTGGGCGGATCCTGTTCATGAACGGCCAATCATCGTCTGCTCCAGCCCGACTTTGTCCAATCACCTCTGACTCCCTAATTGTCCCCGCCCCTCTAGTGGACCCCCAGCAATGAAATCAATTCAGCCTTACTAAATGCAGTGTTTTATAGGCatgaaactaaaaaaacaatGCTGACATAGCATAAAGATAAGAGAAAAGTCTCCCACACAAAAGTAGTTTCCTTCCTTGTAGTGAGTattactgtatgagtgtgttTGCTTACCTCAATTCACATGATGGCTGATAATTCAGAGGGAAGATATGGAGCACATAGCTTCATAGAACATCTAGGTGATTACCAGATGAGAGTGAGGTATATTTATAGTAAACATTAAACCACTTGTTTGGATGTGTGTGCGGGCTTTAATAGCATTGCACCTGATACACTCAGTCATAGCATAAATTGAACCTAAAGTTGCTTTGATCAAGAAATCAGCAGTGAGAAATAATGAACACGGTATAACAACTCTATTCACTGTAGCAGTTTATTTACACAGGATGCACAAGCACCCTTAGGGCTGCAACTAGTTCTTTTGAGTTATTAATTGACTGTTAGATCCTTTCCTCAAagtgccaaaaaaaagaagaagtgaaaaCTGCTCTAAAAAGTAGAAAGACAACCCTTTTTACCTagatttattttcctttcaCCTCCCATTCCCACTGTCTCATTTCATGGCATTTAGTAATGCACTGCACCATTATTGTTTCACTTTTGCTTCCTGGCGTAAGTGGGGGAATTCTGACTGGACATCTTTTGGTTTCAGTCTCAGTACAGATGGTAGACAAAAACATATCTCAAATTACAGTCTGATTCAGCAATTAGTCAGACTGTCAGTAAAATCCAACACGTTTCCAGAAGTCAACTTATGGTATGAAAAAGCCTCCATATAGAGTAAATCACAGGCACAGTCTCCCCTGGGCAGTCAAATTACTCGAGAAAATAGTAGTTCCATCAGGTAGATGTATTATGCTTTACTAGCACAACACAGCTCATGAAATACAGTTTAAGAGGAGAAGAAGTAATTCTTGCAACACTATAGCCATCTTAAAATTCCTCTATTTTTGAAGTACGGCTAAATTAGCCTTAATTTCAGAGGTCACTTGACTATTGATTTTGCATGTATGGAAGAACAAGTCAAACCATATAAATGACTATGCCCTAAATAAAGCCTTTaaacagcttttctttttgctctaAAAAGTTATACTTCTACCACAATCTGTACTGTTGTGGAAATCTAGTAATTTTGGATTGTCATGGGTTTGATTCACTGCATCCCACTAATTGACAGAGCAGTTATCTGAAAAAGGCACACTGGAAGAGCAATTAGATCAAAATCTTGGTTACACAGAAATAAACGCAACCTAAATGGGCATTCAGGGAGCGCATGCTCCGCCAAGGCCAGCGTGCTCttttgcagttaaaaaaaaacagtaaccCACTCGTTTCCCCATGGATCACCTCTCCGCTGTCTTGGAGTTCAGCACTTTTTAATGTTGCTTTCACCGTATGTCCATTAAGTCCCTCACTGTGATGGAAGAAATTTTATGACAGTTTTCATTTATACAGAGGACTTAACTGTGACAAAATCAACAGGTGGaaactaaaacagaaaaagactggGAATGGGAATGTTTTTACCTCCAGGTACACTATTTCCCATCTAGATCTGTTCCCACCAGGAGGAGCAGCTGAATGGTAAAGTGGATTCACTTCTGTCATTCAATACAAATGAACGAAAACAACTGAATGAGAGTTTACTCTATTGTTCGATGTAGATTTAGAGGACACATTTCTGGCCATCAGATTGGAGAACAGGATTCTTGTTGAGGCTAGTAGCATGTCACGCTGTCTCCTCATGTCTACGTGACTAGAAATGTTGTTCACTTCCGCTTGTCAACAACATACCAGTGCTTAAATATGCCAACGGGATGATCATGCACATTCCCCCTGATCGTTCGCCTCCACAAACATTCTTCACAACAGCTGCTGATGTTAAAAACCTCAGTTACGCAAGCCAAAGACTCCAGTGTTCAGTGGCGCAAATTGTTCTTTACTGCAACCAATCTGTCTAATTGATTTTGTAAGACTCGGGACCAGTGAAATGTGTGTCCTATTAGAAACCCACCTGCTCATCTCTTTGCAGGTACAGATCAGCGATGAACAGAAATGAGTTTGAGATACTGGCTGAACTGTGTAATCATTAATGCATTTACAATGGGCTCAAAGCACAGTTTTGCATTGTCCATGCAAACATTTCATCAATGTGGTTAATACAAAGTTATTCATGTGACTGTATCAGCTGAAGACTTTCACTGTAGAATGCAGAGTGCTCCTTACTGATGTTGCTCACATGAATTCAGGTCTTCCAGTCACTTTCATGACCACGGGTGTATGAAATCAAGTACTTAGACATGCAGACTGCATGCAGACCTCAACAAAAAGTGCAGTTGTGAAATTTTCTCACTCGTAAATTGTCCATAGTCAGCTGTTAGTGGCATTGTAACaatgtgtgtgtcattgtgggggAATTGCTGTCATGCCAGCAAATGCTGAAGCGTGGAGTGCGCAGAGTCAATTGATACATACTCTCAAATTTCATGTGGCCgtcagattagctcaagaacatTGTGCAGAGAGCTTCAAGGAattggtttccatggctgagcagctgcatccaagccttacatcaccaaACACAATGCAAAGAGTCGGATGTAGTGGCGTAAAGGACGCCGCCATTGGAGTCTAGAGCAGTGGAGATGTGCTGGAGTGACGATTCACCCGTCTTCATCTTGCAATCCAATCAACATGTCTGGGTTTTGCTGTATAAAGTTTGTTGGAGGTGTAGGTTGCATTTTAGGAGTTGGGCTAAGCCCCTCAGTTGCCCTcagttccagtgaaaggaacttttaatgtttcagcataccaagacattttggacaatttaactttgtgggaacagtttgggtaTAGCCCCATCCTCTTCCAGCGTGACTGCGCACCGGTGCAtaaagcaaggtccataaagacatggatgagcaggtttggtgtggaagaacttgactggcctgacctcaacctgacagACGACCTTTGGAATAAATTAAAGCAGAGACTGCGAGCCAGTCCAACATCAgcgtctgacctcacaaatgtggGTCTGGAAGAATGGTCATAAATTCCCATAAACAAACTCCTAAACCATGTGGAAAGCCTTACACAAAaagttgaagctgttatagctgcaaaaaATGGGCTGACTTCATATTAAACCTTGTGGATTACGAAGAATGGGATGCTACTCACATTCGTTTGTGTGAAGGAAGGCAAGCAAATATTTCTGACGATATAGTGTAAGTAATTGCTAATATAATGACATTAAATAAGTAATCTTTAGTTAATTAAATTCTTGCTAAGAGATAAAGGAGAACCAAGACTAATAGTTGTTCACAGCTGGGATCTACTGAG is a window of Maylandia zebra isolate NMK-2024a linkage group LG22, Mzebra_GT3a, whole genome shotgun sequence DNA encoding:
- the marcksl1b gene encoding MARCKS-related protein 1-B, which gives rise to MGSQASKGEVAAEANAAAADAAAAKTNGQENGHVKTNGDVSTKPDGDAAATNGSAEAAKEPEASAGGDTIEPAPAADGEAAKPEGEAAAKESTKEKKKKKFSLKKPFNFKLNIKKSKKSEAVKEEAAAAAPSEEKPAENGAAAPAEEKKEEVKEEAADADAAAASAAEAPKVEEGPAKEEAPKEEAKEAAAPAPEATKPTEESSSTPAPSEKKE